One segment of Burkholderia multivorans ATCC BAA-247 DNA contains the following:
- the fixL gene encoding oxygen sensor histidine kinase FixL — translation MLTDRLFARSARPSGPPAESQPSRWHHGPWWSNSYLLTPLLSILVFLVVMSLILWSLNRREQQQQEDTLFRNVAWAQQQIRLSMTGAQEQLQALSRDLASGRLDQNAFQMAVADVMQTHPEILYLNWYTAPGVQRWPTVHPPLLGQRLAKPGDAQLQDAVRGAYDEARSSRRQAYSPLIYDDFGNGYITLQTPVMRGDRDYLGSLAAVFSVEGILKHDIPQELSSKYKISITDANNRELSSTSTRPRLPRDSHYDLPLDPPGQGLTVRVYAFPQLTNLTNNTLVWLVAGLSCFVLWSLWSLWKHTRQRFEAQQALYAEAFFRRAMENSVLIGMRVLDMHGRITHVNPAFCRMTGWDESDLVGKVAPFPYWPRDAYPEMQRQLDMTLRGKAPSSGFELRVRRKNGTLFHARLYVSPLIDSSGRQTGWMSSMTDITEPKRAREELAAAHERFTTVLESLDAAVSVLAADEAELLFANRYYRHLFGIRPDGHLELSGGGFDRAQASSDSIDMVDAFAGLPATALTNTAADAQEVYVESIQKWFEVRRQYIQWVDGHLAQMQIATDITTRKKAQELAHQQEEKLQFTSRLMTMGEMASSIAHELNQPLAAINNYCSGTLALVKSGRGTPEMLQPALEKTAQQALRAGMIVKRIREFVKRSEPKRQPARVADIVADAVGLAEIEARKRRIRIVTEILARMPIIYVDPVLIEQVLVNLMKNAAEAMADVKPPSADGVIRVVADIDAGFVDIRVIDQGPGVDEATAERLFEPFYSTKSDGMGMGLNICRSIIESHRGRLWVVNNVEPDGRISGATFHCSLPIGEPADLGQGGSETSASHTVTGEL, via the coding sequence ATGTTGACCGATCGGCTTTTCGCACGCTCGGCGCGACCGTCGGGCCCGCCGGCGGAGTCGCAGCCGTCCCGTTGGCACCACGGACCGTGGTGGTCCAATTCCTATTTGCTGACGCCGCTGCTGTCGATCCTCGTGTTCCTCGTGGTGATGAGCCTCATTCTATGGAGCCTCAACCGCCGGGAACAGCAGCAGCAGGAAGACACGCTGTTCCGTAACGTCGCGTGGGCGCAGCAGCAGATCCGGCTGTCGATGACGGGCGCGCAGGAACAGCTGCAGGCGCTGTCGCGCGACCTCGCATCGGGCCGCCTCGACCAGAACGCGTTCCAGATGGCCGTCGCGGACGTCATGCAGACGCATCCGGAAATCCTCTATCTGAACTGGTATACGGCGCCCGGCGTGCAGCGCTGGCCGACCGTGCATCCGCCGCTGCTCGGCCAGCGGCTCGCGAAGCCCGGCGACGCGCAGCTGCAGGACGCGGTGCGCGGCGCCTACGACGAAGCGCGCAGCTCGCGCCGCCAGGCGTATTCGCCGCTGATCTACGACGACTTCGGCAACGGCTACATCACGCTGCAGACGCCCGTGATGCGCGGCGACCGCGACTATCTCGGCTCGCTCGCCGCGGTGTTCTCGGTCGAGGGCATCCTGAAGCACGACATCCCGCAGGAACTGTCGTCGAAGTACAAGATCTCGATCACCGACGCGAACAACCGCGAACTGTCGTCGACTTCCACGCGCCCGCGCCTGCCGCGCGACTCGCACTACGACCTGCCGCTCGATCCGCCCGGCCAAGGGCTCACGGTGCGCGTCTACGCGTTCCCGCAGCTCACGAACCTGACCAACAACACGCTCGTGTGGCTCGTCGCCGGCCTGTCGTGCTTCGTGCTGTGGAGCCTCTGGAGCCTGTGGAAGCACACGCGCCAGCGCTTCGAGGCGCAGCAGGCGCTCTACGCGGAAGCGTTCTTCCGCCGTGCGATGGAAAACTCGGTGCTGATCGGCATGCGCGTGCTCGACATGCACGGCCGCATCACGCACGTGAACCCCGCGTTCTGCCGCATGACGGGCTGGGACGAAAGCGATCTGGTCGGCAAGGTCGCACCGTTCCCCTACTGGCCGCGCGACGCGTATCCCGAAATGCAGCGCCAGCTCGACATGACGCTGCGCGGCAAGGCGCCGAGCTCGGGCTTCGAACTGCGCGTGCGGCGCAAGAACGGCACGCTGTTCCACGCGCGGCTCTACGTGTCGCCGCTGATCGACAGCTCGGGGCGCCAGACCGGCTGGATGTCGTCGATGACCGACATCACCGAGCCGAAGCGCGCGCGCGAGGAGCTCGCGGCCGCGCACGAGCGCTTCACGACGGTGCTCGAAAGCCTCGACGCCGCGGTGTCGGTGCTCGCGGCCGACGAAGCCGAGCTGCTGTTCGCGAACCGCTACTACCGCCACCTGTTCGGGATCCGCCCGGACGGCCATCTCGAGCTGTCGGGCGGCGGCTTCGACCGCGCGCAGGCGTCGTCCGATTCGATCGACATGGTCGATGCGTTCGCGGGCCTGCCGGCCACCGCGCTGACGAACACCGCGGCCGACGCGCAGGAGGTGTACGTCGAAAGCATCCAGAAATGGTTCGAGGTGCGCCGCCAGTACATCCAGTGGGTCGACGGCCACCTCGCGCAGATGCAGATCGCGACCGACATCACGACCCGCAAGAAGGCGCAGGAACTCGCGCATCAGCAGGAAGAAAAGCTGCAGTTCACGAGCCGGCTGATGACGATGGGCGAAATGGCGTCGTCGATCGCGCACGAACTGAACCAGCCGCTCGCGGCGATCAACAACTACTGCTCCGGCACGCTCGCGCTCGTGAAGAGCGGCCGCGGCACGCCGGAGATGCTGCAGCCGGCGCTCGAAAAGACCGCCCAGCAGGCGCTGCGCGCGGGCATGATCGTCAAGCGGATCCGCGAATTCGTGAAGCGCAGCGAGCCGAAGCGCCAGCCGGCGCGCGTCGCGGACATCGTCGCCGATGCGGTCGGGCTCGCCGAAATCGAGGCCAGGAAGCGCAGGATTCGGATCGTCACCGAAATCCTCGCAAGAATGCCTATTATTTATGTCGACCCCGTGCTGATCGAGCAAGTGCTCGTGAACCTGATGAAGAACGCGGCCGAAGCGATGGCAGACGTGAAGCCGCCGTCGGCCGACGGCGTGATTCGCGTCGTCGCCGACATCGACGCCGGCTTCGTCGACATTCGCGTGATCGATCAGGGGCCCGGCGTCGACGAAGCGACGGCCGAGCGCCTGTTCGAACCGTTTTACAGCACCAAGTCCGACGGCATGGGCATGGGGCTGAACATCTGCCGTTCGATCATCGAATCGCATCGGGGGCGCCTGTGGGTGGTCAACAACGTCGAGCCGGACGGCCGCATTTCCGGCGCGACGTTCCACTGCAGCCTGCCCATTGGGGAACCCGCTGATCTCGGCCAAGGGGGGTCCGAGACATCGGCATCACATACCGTTACGGGAGAACTATGA
- the fixJ gene encoding oxygen response regulator transcription factor FixJ — MNSPVTTTQETVFVVDDDEAVRDSLRWLLEANGYRVQCFSSAEQFLDAYQPAQQAGQIACLILDVRMSGMSGLELQERLIADNAALPIIFVTGHGDVPMAVSTMKKGAMDFIEKPFDEAELRKLVERMLDKARSESKSVQEQRAASERLSKLTAREQQVLERIIAGRLNKQIADDLGISIKTVEAHRANIMEKLNVNTVADLLRLALSKKPA, encoded by the coding sequence ATGAATAGTCCTGTCACCACCACCCAGGAAACCGTCTTTGTCGTCGACGACGACGAGGCCGTGCGGGACTCGCTGCGCTGGCTGCTGGAGGCGAACGGCTATCGCGTGCAATGCTTCTCGAGCGCGGAGCAGTTTCTCGACGCGTATCAGCCCGCGCAGCAGGCCGGCCAGATCGCGTGCCTGATCCTCGACGTGCGGATGTCGGGCATGAGCGGCCTCGAACTGCAGGAGCGTCTGATCGCCGACAATGCCGCGCTGCCGATCATCTTCGTCACCGGTCACGGCGACGTGCCGATGGCCGTGTCGACGATGAAAAAGGGTGCGATGGACTTTATCGAGAAACCGTTCGACGAAGCGGAACTGCGCAAGCTCGTCGAGCGGATGCTCGACAAGGCCCGAAGCGAAAGCAAGAGCGTGCAGGAACAGCGCGCGGCGAGCGAGCGCCTGTCGAAGCTGACCGCGCGCGAGCAGCAGGTGCTCGAACGCATCATTGCCGGCCGCCTGAACAAGCAGATCGCCGACGATCTCGGGATCAGCATCAAGACGGTCGAAGCGCACCGCGCGAACATCATGGAAAAGCTCAACGTCAACACGGTAGCCGACCTGCTGCGCCTCGCGCTGTCGAAGAAGCCCGCCTGA
- the folD gene encoding bifunctional methylenetetrahydrofolate dehydrogenase/methenyltetrahydrofolate cyclohydrolase FolD, giving the protein MTALLIDGNALSKTLRAQAAERAAALTARGHQPGLAVILVGDNPASEVYVRNKIKACEDNGFFSQKDAYPATLSEADLLARIDELNRDPKIHGILVQLPLPAHIDSHKVIEAIAPEKDVDGFHVANAGALMTGKPLFRPCTPYGVMKMFAAHGIALQGANAVVIGRSNIVGKPMAMLLLEAGATVTICHSKTRDLAAHTRQADIIVAAVGKRNILTADMVKPGATVIDVGMNRDDAGKLCGDVDFAGVKEVAGYITPVPGGVGPMTITMLLINTLESAERAAAAA; this is encoded by the coding sequence ATGACAGCCCTCCTCATCGACGGCAACGCCCTCTCGAAGACCTTGCGCGCGCAGGCCGCCGAACGCGCCGCCGCCCTGACCGCCCGCGGCCACCAGCCCGGCCTCGCGGTGATCCTCGTCGGCGACAACCCGGCGAGCGAAGTCTACGTGCGCAACAAGATCAAGGCGTGCGAGGACAACGGCTTCTTCTCGCAAAAGGACGCGTACCCGGCGACGCTGTCCGAGGCCGACCTGCTCGCGCGCATCGACGAACTGAACCGCGATCCGAAGATTCACGGGATCCTCGTGCAACTGCCGCTGCCCGCGCATATCGACAGCCACAAGGTGATCGAGGCGATTGCGCCCGAGAAGGACGTCGACGGCTTTCACGTCGCCAACGCCGGCGCACTGATGACGGGCAAGCCGCTGTTCCGCCCGTGCACGCCGTACGGCGTGATGAAGATGTTCGCCGCGCACGGCATTGCGCTGCAGGGTGCGAACGCGGTCGTGATCGGCCGCTCGAACATCGTCGGCAAGCCGATGGCGATGCTGCTGCTCGAAGCGGGCGCGACCGTGACGATCTGCCACAGCAAGACGCGCGACCTCGCCGCGCATACGCGGCAGGCCGACATCATCGTCGCCGCGGTCGGCAAGCGCAACATCCTGACCGCCGACATGGTGAAGCCGGGCGCGACCGTGATCGACGTCGGGATGAACCGCGACGACGCAGGCAAGCTGTGCGGCGACGTCGATTTCGCGGGCGTGAAGGAAGTCGCCGGCTACATCACGCCGGTGCCGGGCGGCGTCGGGCCGATGACGATCACGATGCTGCTGATCAACACGCTCGAATCGGCCGAGCGCGCCGCCGCGGCCGCCTGA
- a CDS encoding M3 family metallopeptidase, translating to MSDSAHTNPLLDFSGLPRFGEIRPEHVTPALDALLDAANRAVETASAPATPATWADVVETVERATEPLGRAWGIVGHLNAVADTPELRAAYGENLPRVTEFWSSVGQNLALYDKYKAIAAGAEYATLSAERKKILDNALRDFRLSGAELPEDRKPRFAELQEQQAALAKAFSDHVLDATNAYAYFAHDEAELAGLPGDAIEAAREAAQKDGKEGWKFTLHFPSYFPVLQYADNRAMREALYRAYATRASELGPQYGGGKAEWDNTAIVADELKLRREEAQMLGYRNFAEVSLAPKMAESPQQVIAFLEDLATRARPHAEKDWDELRAFASKELGLSELAPWDVAYAAEKLRQQRYAFSENEVKQYFPEPAVLKGLFTVTETLFGVQIKPDDAPVWHKDVRFFRVENRDGSLVAQFYLDLYAREGKRGGAWMDDARSRAKRGDGVQTPVAYLTCNFSAPVGGKPACFTHDEVITLFHEFGHGLHHMLTRVDELGVSGINGVEWDAVELPSQFMENFCWEWDVLSSMSSHVDTGASLPRALFDKMIAAKNFQSGLGTLRQIVFSMFDMLLHVDFDPAGALAVNDFARDINERYHVIPQAPFSRWPNTFSHIFAGGYAAGYYSYKWAEVLSADAYAAFEEAAAANGSVLDAATGTRYRREILEVGGSRPAMDSFKAFRGREPKIDALLRHNGMAAPAH from the coding sequence ATGTCCGACAGCGCCCACACCAATCCGCTCCTCGATTTCTCCGGCCTGCCCCGCTTCGGCGAGATTCGCCCCGAACACGTGACGCCCGCGCTCGACGCACTGCTCGATGCCGCCAATCGAGCGGTCGAAACCGCGAGCGCGCCGGCGACGCCCGCAACCTGGGCCGACGTCGTCGAAACGGTCGAGCGTGCGACCGAGCCGCTCGGCCGCGCATGGGGTATCGTCGGCCACCTGAACGCGGTCGCCGATACGCCCGAGCTGCGCGCCGCGTACGGCGAAAACCTGCCGCGCGTGACCGAGTTCTGGTCGAGCGTCGGCCAGAATCTCGCGCTCTACGACAAGTACAAGGCGATCGCGGCCGGCGCCGAATATGCGACGCTGTCCGCCGAGCGCAAGAAGATCCTCGACAACGCGCTGCGCGACTTCCGCCTGTCGGGCGCCGAGCTGCCCGAAGACCGGAAGCCGCGTTTCGCGGAACTGCAGGAGCAGCAGGCCGCGCTGGCGAAGGCGTTCTCCGATCACGTGCTCGACGCGACCAACGCGTATGCGTACTTCGCGCACGACGAAGCCGAACTGGCCGGCCTGCCGGGCGACGCGATCGAAGCCGCGCGCGAAGCGGCGCAGAAGGACGGCAAGGAAGGCTGGAAATTCACGCTGCACTTTCCCTCGTATTTCCCGGTGCTGCAGTACGCGGACAACCGCGCGATGCGCGAGGCGCTGTACCGCGCGTATGCGACGCGCGCCTCGGAGCTCGGCCCGCAGTACGGCGGCGGCAAGGCCGAATGGGACAACACCGCGATCGTCGCCGACGAACTGAAGCTGCGCCGCGAAGAGGCGCAGATGCTCGGCTACCGTAACTTCGCCGAAGTTTCGCTCGCGCCGAAGATGGCCGAGTCGCCGCAGCAGGTGATCGCGTTCCTCGAGGATCTCGCGACGCGCGCGCGTCCGCACGCGGAAAAGGACTGGGACGAGCTGCGCGCGTTCGCCTCGAAGGAACTCGGCCTCAGCGAACTCGCGCCGTGGGACGTCGCGTACGCGGCCGAGAAGCTGCGCCAGCAGCGCTATGCGTTCTCGGAAAACGAGGTCAAGCAGTACTTCCCGGAACCGGCCGTGCTGAAGGGTCTGTTCACCGTGACCGAGACGCTGTTCGGCGTGCAGATCAAGCCGGACGATGCGCCGGTCTGGCACAAGGACGTGCGCTTTTTCCGCGTCGAAAACCGCGACGGCTCCCTCGTCGCGCAGTTCTATCTCGATCTGTACGCACGCGAAGGCAAGCGCGGCGGCGCGTGGATGGACGACGCGCGTTCGCGCGCGAAGCGCGGCGACGGCGTGCAGACACCGGTCGCGTATCTGACCTGCAACTTCTCCGCGCCGGTCGGCGGCAAGCCCGCCTGCTTCACGCACGACGAAGTGATCACGCTGTTCCACGAATTCGGCCACGGGCTGCATCACATGCTCACGCGCGTCGACGAGCTCGGCGTGTCCGGCATCAACGGCGTCGAATGGGATGCGGTCGAGCTGCCGTCGCAGTTCATGGAGAACTTCTGCTGGGAATGGGACGTGCTGTCGTCGATGTCGTCGCACGTCGATACAGGCGCGTCGCTGCCGCGCGCGCTGTTCGACAAGATGATCGCCGCGAAGAACTTCCAGAGCGGGCTCGGCACGCTGCGCCAGATCGTGTTCTCGATGTTCGACATGCTGCTGCACGTCGATTTCGATCCGGCCGGCGCGCTCGCCGTGAACGACTTTGCGCGCGACATCAACGAGCGCTATCACGTGATCCCGCAGGCACCGTTCTCGCGCTGGCCGAACACGTTCAGCCACATCTTCGCGGGCGGCTACGCGGCCGGCTACTACAGCTACAAGTGGGCCGAAGTGCTGTCCGCCGACGCGTATGCGGCGTTCGAGGAAGCGGCCGCCGCGAACGGCAGCGTGCTCGATGCGGCAACCGGCACCCGCTATCGCCGCGAAATCCTCGAGGTCGGCGGCAGCCGCCCGGCGATGGATTCGTTCAAGGCATTCCGCGGCCGCGAGCCGAAGATCGACGCGCTGCTGCGTCATAACGGGATGGCCGCGCCCGCGCACTGA
- the dinB gene encoding DNA polymerase IV, which produces MFLYSIGTVNPSAIPSSDPREPPPDGDAPPRVRKIIHCDCDCFYASVEMRDDPSLRNRPLAVGGRLDQRGVIATCNYEARRYGVHSAMSSALAMRKCPDLLILPSAMDKYRTASRQIMAIYRDYTADVEPLSLDEAYLDVSRSERCQGSATLIAREIRQRVYETVGVTVSAGVAPNKFIAKIASDWNKPDGLFVVRPHEVDAFVAALPVRKLHGVGKVTATRLDRLGIQTCAQLRTWSLIDLHREFGAFGRRLYELARGIDERPVQADQERKSVSVETTYVTDLTTLEQCADEIRRLVVQLDARIARAGAARAIRKLYVKIRFADFQRTTVECVADATNADTAVALLAKGLLRRAQAVRLLGVGVRIDENTPERHGQFSLFDDESRAQ; this is translated from the coding sequence GTGTTTTTGTACAGTATCGGCACCGTGAATCCGTCCGCCATTCCGTCTTCCGATCCGCGCGAGCCGCCGCCCGACGGCGACGCACCGCCGCGCGTGCGCAAGATCATCCACTGCGATTGCGACTGCTTTTACGCATCGGTCGAGATGCGCGACGATCCGTCGTTGCGCAATCGTCCGCTCGCGGTCGGCGGCCGGCTCGACCAGCGCGGCGTAATCGCGACGTGCAATTACGAGGCGCGGCGCTATGGCGTGCACTCGGCGATGTCGTCGGCGCTGGCGATGCGCAAGTGTCCGGATCTGCTGATCCTGCCGAGCGCGATGGACAAGTACCGCACCGCATCGCGGCAGATCATGGCGATCTACCGCGACTACACCGCCGACGTCGAACCGCTGTCGCTCGACGAAGCCTATCTCGACGTGAGTCGCTCCGAGCGCTGTCAGGGCAGCGCGACGCTGATCGCGCGCGAGATCCGGCAGCGCGTGTACGAGACGGTCGGCGTGACGGTGTCGGCCGGCGTCGCGCCGAACAAGTTCATCGCGAAGATCGCCTCCGACTGGAACAAGCCCGACGGTCTATTCGTCGTGCGGCCGCACGAAGTCGACGCCTTCGTCGCCGCGCTGCCGGTGCGCAAGCTGCACGGCGTCGGCAAGGTCACGGCCACGCGGCTCGACCGGCTCGGAATCCAGACCTGCGCACAGCTGCGGACTTGGTCGCTGATCGATCTGCATCGCGAATTCGGCGCATTCGGCCGGCGGCTGTACGAGCTCGCGCGCGGGATCGACGAACGGCCGGTGCAGGCCGATCAGGAGCGCAAGTCGGTCAGCGTCGAGACGACCTACGTGACCGATCTGACCACCCTCGAGCAGTGCGCGGACGAGATCCGCCGGCTCGTCGTGCAGCTCGATGCGCGGATCGCCCGCGCAGGCGCCGCACGTGCGATCCGCAAGCTGTACGTGAAGATCCGCTTCGCGGATTTTCAGCGCACGACGGTCGAATGCGTGGCCGACGCCACGAATGCCGATACGGCCGTCGCGCTGCTCGCGAAAGGGCTGCTGCGGCGCGCGCAGGCGGTGCGGCTGCTCGGCGTCGGCGTGCGCATCGACGAAAACACGCCCGAGCGCCACGGGCAGTTCTCGCTGTTCGACGACGAATCGCGCGCGCAATGA
- a CDS encoding aspartate/glutamate racemase family protein has protein sequence MKTIGLIGGMSWESSAEYYRLINRHSKALHGGHHNAKSVLVTVDFAEIEALQRAHDWPALGERMADAARQLEAAGADLVVLTTNTMHRVHDAIEAAVTLPFLHIADPTGAALRDAGVERVALLGTRYTMELPFYAQRLRERFGIDVLVPDERERADVHRIIYDELCHGIIARESRGTYVRIIESLAQRGAQAVILGCTEITLLIGTDDSPLPVFDTTALHAKAAVEWAAR, from the coding sequence ATGAAGACGATCGGACTGATCGGCGGAATGAGCTGGGAATCGTCGGCCGAATACTACCGACTGATCAATCGCCATTCGAAAGCGCTGCACGGCGGTCATCACAACGCGAAGAGCGTGCTCGTGACCGTCGATTTCGCGGAGATCGAGGCGCTGCAGCGCGCGCACGACTGGCCTGCGCTCGGCGAACGGATGGCCGACGCCGCGCGGCAGCTCGAAGCGGCCGGCGCCGATCTCGTCGTGCTGACGACCAACACGATGCATCGCGTGCACGACGCGATCGAAGCGGCCGTCACACTGCCGTTCCTGCATATCGCCGATCCGACCGGCGCCGCGCTGCGCGACGCGGGCGTCGAGCGCGTCGCGCTGCTCGGCACGCGCTATACGATGGAACTGCCGTTCTACGCGCAGCGGCTGCGCGAGCGGTTCGGCATCGACGTGCTCGTGCCCGACGAACGCGAGCGCGCCGACGTGCACCGGATCATCTACGACGAGCTGTGCCACGGCATCATCGCGCGCGAGTCGCGCGGCACGTACGTGCGGATCATCGAATCGCTCGCGCAACGCGGCGCGCAGGCGGTGATTCTCGGCTGCACGGAAATCACACTGCTGATCGGCACCGACGATTCGCCGCTGCCGGTGTTCGACACGACGGCACTGCACGCCAAGGCGGCCGTCGAATGGGCCGCGCGCTGA
- the xth gene encoding exodeoxyribonuclease III — MKIATWNVNSLNVRKQHVLDWLAQSAVDVLCLQELKLPDEKFPRADLEAAGYRSWFAGQKTYNGVAILARDTLPFDESDVVRNIPGFEDTQQRVIAVTIDGVRIVSAYFPNGQAVGSDKFLYKMQWLDALHAWLRTEMQRYPKLALLGDYNIAPEDRDVHDPAKWEGENLVSPQERAHFAKLIELGFVDAFRRFEQPEKTFTWWDYRMFAFRRNAGLRIDHILLSPALAGSCTSCEVDRVPRTWEQPSDHTPVVAVLG; from the coding sequence ATGAAAATCGCCACCTGGAACGTCAACTCGCTCAACGTCCGCAAGCAGCACGTGCTCGACTGGCTCGCGCAAAGCGCCGTCGACGTACTGTGCCTGCAGGAACTCAAACTGCCGGACGAGAAATTTCCGCGCGCCGATCTCGAGGCGGCCGGCTATCGCAGCTGGTTCGCCGGCCAGAAGACCTACAACGGCGTCGCGATTCTCGCGCGCGACACGCTGCCGTTCGACGAATCGGACGTCGTGCGCAATATTCCGGGCTTCGAGGACACGCAGCAGCGCGTGATCGCCGTCACGATCGACGGCGTGCGGATCGTGTCCGCCTACTTCCCGAACGGTCAGGCGGTCGGCTCCGACAAATTCCTGTACAAGATGCAGTGGCTCGACGCGCTGCACGCGTGGCTGCGCACCGAGATGCAGCGCTACCCGAAGCTCGCGCTGCTCGGCGACTACAACATCGCGCCCGAAGATCGCGACGTGCACGATCCGGCGAAATGGGAAGGCGAGAACCTCGTGTCGCCGCAGGAGCGCGCGCACTTCGCGAAGCTGATCGAGCTCGGCTTCGTCGATGCGTTCCGCCGCTTCGAGCAGCCCGAGAAGACTTTCACGTGGTGGGACTACCGGATGTTCGCGTTCCGCCGCAACGCCGGGCTGCGCATCGACCACATCCTGCTGTCGCCGGCGCTCGCGGGCAGCTGCACGTCGTGCGAAGTCGATCGCGTGCCGCGCACGTGGGAGCAGCCGTCCGACCATACGCCGGTCGTCGCGGTCCTCGGCTGA